The following proteins come from a genomic window of Castor canadensis chromosome 17, mCasCan1.hap1v2, whole genome shotgun sequence:
- the Ahsp gene encoding alpha-hemoglobin-stabilizing protein: MALLQDNKDIISIGKKEFNVLLNQQVFQDPLITEEDMAKVVDDWMNIYINYYSQQVTGEQQEQDKALQELRQELNTLASPFLAKYRAFLKSHEHPNHATSS, translated from the exons ATGGCCCTTCTTCAGGATAATAAGGACATCATTTCTATAGGAAAGAAGGAATTTAACGTTCTGCTGAATCAGCAG GTCTTTCAGGATCCTCTTATCACTGAAGAAGACATGGCAAAGGTGGTGGATGACTGGATGAATATCTACATCAACTATTACAGCCAGCAGGTTACAGGGGAGCAGCAAGAGCAAGACAAGGCTCTGCAGGAACTTCGGCAAGAGCTGAACACTCTGGCCAGCCCTTTCCTGGCCAAATACAGGGCCTTCCTGAAGTCCCATGAGCACCCAAATCATGCGACTTCCTCCTAG
- the Slc5a2 gene encoding sodium/glucose cotransporter 2 isoform X1, with protein MEEHTKAGSESGLGEQKVLIDNTADILVIAAYFLLVIGVGLWSMCRTNRGTVGGYFLAGRSMVWWPVGASLFASNIGSGHFVGLAGTGAANGLAVAGFEWNALFVVLLLGWLFAPVYLTAGVITMPQYLRKRFGGHRIRLYLSLLSLFLYIFTKISVDMFSGAVFIQQALGWNIYASVIALLGITMIYTVTGGLAALMYTDMVQTFVILAGAFILTGYAFHEVGGYSGLFNKYLGAVTSLTVSEDPAVGNISSSCYRPRPDSYHLFRDPVTGDLPWPALILGLTIVSGWYWCSDQVIVQRCLAGKNLTHIKAGCILCGYLKLTPMFLMVMPGMISRILYPDEVACVVPEVCKQVCGTEVGCSNIAYPRLVVKLMPNGLRGLMLAVMLAALMSSLASIFNSSSTLFTMDIYTRLRPCASDGELLLVGRLWVVFIVAVSVAWLPVVQAAQGGQLFDYIQSVSSYLAPPVSAVFVLALFVPRVNEKGAFWGLVGGLLMGLARLIPEFSFGSGSCVRPSACPAFLCRVHYLYFAIVLFMCSGLLTLIVSLCTAPIPQKHLHRLVFSLRHSKEEREDLDADELEGPASPPVQNGCLEHIVEMEGKVLPKECLEETGSPLLQTNCSPPFLPESQSADPGPFYRCLLWFCGMNSGRAGSPPPPTEATEAARRLEDISEDPRWTRVVNLNALLMMIVAVFLWGFYA; from the exons TCTATGTGTAGAACCAACAGAGGCACAGTTGGTGGCTACTTCCTGGCAGGACGAAGCATGGTGTGGTGGCCG GTCGGAGCCTCTCTCTTTGCCAGCAACATCGGCAGTGGCCACTTTGTGGGCCTGGCAGGGACTGGTGCTGCAAATGGTTTGGCTGTGGCTGGATTTGAGTGGAAT GCTCTGTTTGTGGTGCTGCTACTCGGCTGGCTCTTCGCGCCTGTGTACCTGACTGCGGGTGTCATTACCATGCCACAGTACCTGCGCAAACGCTTTGGCGGTCATCGTATACGCCTCTACCTGTCTTTGCTCTCGCTTTTCCTGTACATCTTCACCAAGATATCG GTGGACATGTTCTCCGGAGCGGTATTCATTCAGCAGGCTCTGGGCTGGAATATCTATGCTTCTGTCATCGCACTCCTGGGGATCACCATGATTTACACTGTAACAG GAGGGCTAGCAGCGCTGATGTACACGGACATGGTGCAGACCTTCGTTATTCTTGCGGGGGCCTTTATCCTCACGGGTTATG CTTTCCACGAGGTGGGCGGGTACTCGGGACTCTTCAACAAATACCTGGGAGCAGTGACTTCGCTGACGGTGTCGGAGGATCCAGCCGTGGGCAACATATCCAGCTCCTGCTATCGACCGAGGCCTGACTCCTATCACCTGTTCAGGGACCCTGTGACAGGGGACCTGCCGTGGCCCGCACTGATCCTGGGGCTTACCATAGTCTCGGGCTGGTATTGGTGCAGCGACCAG GTCATAGTGCAGCGCTGCCTGGCCGGAAAGAACCTGACCCACATCAAGGCGGGCTGCATCTTATGCGGCTACCTGAAGTTGACGCCCATGTTCCTCATGGTCATGCCGGGCATGATCAGCCGTATCCTTTACCCGG ATGAAGTGGCATGTGTGGTGCCGGAGGTGTGTAAGCAGGTGTGCGGCACCGAGGTGGGCTGCTCCAACATTGCCTACCCAAGGCTGGTGGTGAAGCTCATGCCCAATG GTCTGCGTGGACTCATGCTGGCTGTAATGCTGGCTGCACTCATGTCCTCACTGGCCTCCATCTTCAACAGCAGCAGCACACTTTTCACCATGGACATCTACACCCGCCTGCGGCCTTGCGCAAGTGATGGGGAGCTGCTGCTAGTTGGAAG GCTCTGGGTGGTGTTCATTGTGGCAGTATCGGTGGCCTGGCTACCAGTAGTGCAGGCAGCACAGGGTGGGCAGCTCTTTGATTACATCCAGTCAGTTTCCAGCTACCTGGCACCACCAGTGTCTGCGGTCTTTGTGCTTGCACTCTTCGTGCCCCGAGTTAACGAGAAG GGCGCCTTCTGGGGACTGGTTGGGGGCCTGCTGATGGGCCTAGCACGCCTTATTCCTGAGTTCTCCTTTGGCTCTGGCAGCTGTGTGCGACCCTCAGCATGCCCTGCGTTCCTCTGCCGGGTGCACTACCTCTATTTTGCCATTGTGCTCTTCATGTGCTCCGGCCTCCTCACTCTTATAGTCTCCTTGTGCACTGCACCCATCCCACAAAAGCAC CTCCACCGCCTGGTTTTTAGTCTCCGACACAGCAAGGAGGAACGGGAGGACCTGGATGCTGATGAGCTGGAAGGCCCAGCCTCTCCCCCTGTACAGAATGGGTGCCTGGAGCATATAGTAGAGATGGAAGGTAAGGTACTGCCCAAGGAGTGCCTTGAGGAGACCGGGAGCCCACTCCTACAGACTAACTGCAGCCCTCCGTTTCTCCCAGAGTCTCAGTCTGCAGACCCAGGCCCCTTCTACCGGTGCCTGCTCTGGTTCTGTGGAATGAACAGCGGTCGGGCAGGTAGCCCTCCACCCCCTACTGAGGCTACTGAAGCAGCCAGGCGGCTGGAGGACATCAGTGAGGACCCCAGGTGGACCCGTGTGGTCAACCTCAATGCCCTGCTCATGATGATTGTGGCCGTGTTCCTCTGGGGCTTTTATGCATAG
- the Rusf1 gene encoding RUS family member 1 isoform X1, whose translation MAGVAGAGALEPPLCSEQFGSGAARGCRAAADGSLRWEAAGRRGWRLPRIFSATPEGRGGDGDGAPGAALQPLAGLQAVFLPQGFPDSVSADYLPYQLWDSVQAFASSLSGSLATHAVLLGLGVGNAKASVSAATATWLVKDSTGMLGRIAFTWWKGSKLDCNAKQWRLFADILNDLAMFLEIMAPIFPICFTMTVSTSNLAKCIVSVAGGATRAALTVHQARRNNVADVSAKDSSQETLVNLAGLLVSLLLLPLISDCPSLSLGCFFLLTALHIYANYRAVRALVMETLNESRLQLVLKHFLQRGEVLDPASANQMEPLWTGFWPSLSLSLGVPLHRLISSVSELQQMVEGHQEPYLLHWNQKRNQVQVVLSQMAGPETVLRAATHGLVLGALQEDGPLPGELEELRSRMQAGPERDGWVVIRKLHQVLDRMFPEFLKGLQTAGWKTEKHQLEVDEWRATWLPTPEKKIL comes from the exons ATGGCGGGGGTGGCGGGCGCGGGGGCTCTGGAGCCCCCGCTGTGCTCGGAGCAGTTCGGCTCCGGAGCCGCCCGGGGCTGCCGCGCCGCCGCGGACGGGAGCCTGCGGTGGGAGGCGGCGGGGCGGCGCGGGTGGCGGCTTCCGAGGATCTTCTCCGCGACCCCTGAGGGACGAGGAGGGGACGGCGACGGGGCTCCGGGGGCCGCCTTGCAGCCGCTCGCGGGTCTCCAGGCCGTGTTCCTGCCCCAGGGCTTCCCCGACAGCGTCAGCGCGGACTATCTGCCCTACCAGCTGTGGGACTCCGTGCAG GCCTTTGCTTCCAGCCTCTCGGGCTCCCTGGCCACGCATGCGGTCTTGCTAGGCTTGGGGGTGGGGAACGCGAAAGCCTCGGTGTCTGCTGCCACGGCCACCTGGCTGGTGAAAG ATTCAACTGGCATGTTGGGCCGCATCGCCTTCACCTGGTGGAAGGG GAGTAAACTGGACTGTAATGCAAAGCAATGGAG GCTCTTTGCTGACATTCTCAACGATTTAGCCATGTTCCTCGAGATTATGGCTCCCATATTCCCAATCTGTTTCACTATGACCGTCAGTACAAGCAACCTGGCCAAG tGCATTGTGAGTGTGGCCGGTGGGGCCACTCGGGCTGCGCTGACCGTGCACCAGGCCCGGAGAAACAACGTGGCCGATGTGTCAGCCAAGGACAGCAGCCAG GAGACACTGGTGAACTTGGCGGGGCTCCTGGTCAGCCTCTTGCTGCTTCCTCTGATATCAGATTGCCCTAG CCTCAGCCTTGGATGTTTCTTCCTCCTCACTGCCCTTCACATTTATGCCAACTACCGGGCAGTCCGTGCCCTAGTCATGGAGACTTTGAATGAAAGCCGACTCCAACTGGTCCTGAAGCACTTCCTTCAGAGGGGAGAGGTACTTGACCCAGCTTCAGCCAATCAGATGGAGCCACTGTGGACAG GTTTCTGGccatctctgtctttgtctctgggGGTCCCCTTACACCGTTTGATCTCCAG TGTCTCTGAGCTGCAGCAGATGGTAGAGGGGCACCAGGAGCCCTACCTCCTTCACTGGAACCAGAAGCGAA ACCAGGTACAAGTGGTTCTGAGCCAGATGGCAGGCCCTGAGACTGTCCTTAGGGCTGCCACACACGGGCTTGTGCTTGGAGCCCTGCAAGAAGATGGACCCCTTCCAGGAGAGCTAGAGGAACTGAGGAGCCGGATGCAGGCAG GTCCTGAGAGAGATGGCTGGGTCGTCATCAGGAAGTTACACCAAGTGCTGGACAGGATGTTCCCAGAGTTCTTAAAAG GACTGCAGACCGCAGGCTGGAAGACTGAGAAGCACCAGTTAGAAGTGGATGAGTGGAGGGCTACGTGGCTCCCAACTCCAGAAAAGAAGATTTTGTGA
- the Rusf1 gene encoding RUS family member 1 isoform X2 has product MLGRIAFTWWKGSKLDCNAKQWRLFADILNDLAMFLEIMAPIFPICFTMTVSTSNLAKCIVSVAGGATRAALTVHQARRNNVADVSAKDSSQETLVNLAGLLVSLLLLPLISDCPSLSLGCFFLLTALHIYANYRAVRALVMETLNESRLQLVLKHFLQRGEVLDPASANQMEPLWTGFWPSLSLSLGVPLHRLISSVSELQQMVEGHQEPYLLHWNQKRNQVQVVLSQMAGPETVLRAATHGLVLGALQEDGPLPGELEELRSRMQAGPERDGWVVIRKLHQVLDRMFPEFLKGLQTAGWKTEKHQLEVDEWRATWLPTPEKKIL; this is encoded by the exons ATGTTGGGCCGCATCGCCTTCACCTGGTGGAAGGG GAGTAAACTGGACTGTAATGCAAAGCAATGGAG GCTCTTTGCTGACATTCTCAACGATTTAGCCATGTTCCTCGAGATTATGGCTCCCATATTCCCAATCTGTTTCACTATGACCGTCAGTACAAGCAACCTGGCCAAG tGCATTGTGAGTGTGGCCGGTGGGGCCACTCGGGCTGCGCTGACCGTGCACCAGGCCCGGAGAAACAACGTGGCCGATGTGTCAGCCAAGGACAGCAGCCAG GAGACACTGGTGAACTTGGCGGGGCTCCTGGTCAGCCTCTTGCTGCTTCCTCTGATATCAGATTGCCCTAG CCTCAGCCTTGGATGTTTCTTCCTCCTCACTGCCCTTCACATTTATGCCAACTACCGGGCAGTCCGTGCCCTAGTCATGGAGACTTTGAATGAAAGCCGACTCCAACTGGTCCTGAAGCACTTCCTTCAGAGGGGAGAGGTACTTGACCCAGCTTCAGCCAATCAGATGGAGCCACTGTGGACAG GTTTCTGGccatctctgtctttgtctctgggGGTCCCCTTACACCGTTTGATCTCCAG TGTCTCTGAGCTGCAGCAGATGGTAGAGGGGCACCAGGAGCCCTACCTCCTTCACTGGAACCAGAAGCGAA ACCAGGTACAAGTGGTTCTGAGCCAGATGGCAGGCCCTGAGACTGTCCTTAGGGCTGCCACACACGGGCTTGTGCTTGGAGCCCTGCAAGAAGATGGACCCCTTCCAGGAGAGCTAGAGGAACTGAGGAGCCGGATGCAGGCAG GTCCTGAGAGAGATGGCTGGGTCGTCATCAGGAAGTTACACCAAGTGCTGGACAGGATGTTCCCAGAGTTCTTAAAAG GACTGCAGACCGCAGGCTGGAAGACTGAGAAGCACCAGTTAGAAGTGGATGAGTGGAGGGCTACGTGGCTCCCAACTCCAGAAAAGAAGATTTTGTGA
- the Slc5a2 gene encoding sodium/glucose cotransporter 2 isoform X2 produces MEEHTKAGSESGLGEQKVLIDNTADILVIAAYFLLVIGVGLWSMCRTNRGTVGGYFLAGRSMVWWPVGASLFASNIGSGHFVGLAGTGAANGLAVAGFEWNALFVVLLLGWLFAPVYLTAGVITMPQYLRKRFGGHRIRLYLSLLSLFLYIFTKISVDMFSGAVFIQQALGWNIYASVIALLGITMIYTVTGGLAALMYTDMVQTFVILAGAFILTGYAFHEVGGYSGLFNKYLGAVTSLTVSEDPAVGNISSSCYRPRPDSYHLFRDPVTGDLPWPALILGLTIVSGWYWCSDQVIVQRCLAGKNLTHIKAGCILCGYLKLTPMFLMVMPGMISRILYPDEVACVVPEVCKQVCGTEVGCSNIAYPRLVVKLMPNGLRGLMLAVMLAALMSSLASIFNSSSTLFTMDIYTRLRPCASDGELLLVGRLWVVFIVAVSVAWLPVVQAAQGGQLFDYIQSVSSYLAPPVSAVFVLALFVPRVNEKGAFWGLVGGLLMGLARLIPEFSFGSGSCVRPSACPAFLCRVHYLYFAIVLFMCSGLLTLIVSLCTAPIPQKHLHRLVFSLRHSKEEREDLDADELEGPASPPVQNGCLEHIVEMEESQSADPGPFYRCLLWFCGMNSGRAGSPPPPTEATEAARRLEDISEDPRWTRVVNLNALLMMIVAVFLWGFYA; encoded by the exons TCTATGTGTAGAACCAACAGAGGCACAGTTGGTGGCTACTTCCTGGCAGGACGAAGCATGGTGTGGTGGCCG GTCGGAGCCTCTCTCTTTGCCAGCAACATCGGCAGTGGCCACTTTGTGGGCCTGGCAGGGACTGGTGCTGCAAATGGTTTGGCTGTGGCTGGATTTGAGTGGAAT GCTCTGTTTGTGGTGCTGCTACTCGGCTGGCTCTTCGCGCCTGTGTACCTGACTGCGGGTGTCATTACCATGCCACAGTACCTGCGCAAACGCTTTGGCGGTCATCGTATACGCCTCTACCTGTCTTTGCTCTCGCTTTTCCTGTACATCTTCACCAAGATATCG GTGGACATGTTCTCCGGAGCGGTATTCATTCAGCAGGCTCTGGGCTGGAATATCTATGCTTCTGTCATCGCACTCCTGGGGATCACCATGATTTACACTGTAACAG GAGGGCTAGCAGCGCTGATGTACACGGACATGGTGCAGACCTTCGTTATTCTTGCGGGGGCCTTTATCCTCACGGGTTATG CTTTCCACGAGGTGGGCGGGTACTCGGGACTCTTCAACAAATACCTGGGAGCAGTGACTTCGCTGACGGTGTCGGAGGATCCAGCCGTGGGCAACATATCCAGCTCCTGCTATCGACCGAGGCCTGACTCCTATCACCTGTTCAGGGACCCTGTGACAGGGGACCTGCCGTGGCCCGCACTGATCCTGGGGCTTACCATAGTCTCGGGCTGGTATTGGTGCAGCGACCAG GTCATAGTGCAGCGCTGCCTGGCCGGAAAGAACCTGACCCACATCAAGGCGGGCTGCATCTTATGCGGCTACCTGAAGTTGACGCCCATGTTCCTCATGGTCATGCCGGGCATGATCAGCCGTATCCTTTACCCGG ATGAAGTGGCATGTGTGGTGCCGGAGGTGTGTAAGCAGGTGTGCGGCACCGAGGTGGGCTGCTCCAACATTGCCTACCCAAGGCTGGTGGTGAAGCTCATGCCCAATG GTCTGCGTGGACTCATGCTGGCTGTAATGCTGGCTGCACTCATGTCCTCACTGGCCTCCATCTTCAACAGCAGCAGCACACTTTTCACCATGGACATCTACACCCGCCTGCGGCCTTGCGCAAGTGATGGGGAGCTGCTGCTAGTTGGAAG GCTCTGGGTGGTGTTCATTGTGGCAGTATCGGTGGCCTGGCTACCAGTAGTGCAGGCAGCACAGGGTGGGCAGCTCTTTGATTACATCCAGTCAGTTTCCAGCTACCTGGCACCACCAGTGTCTGCGGTCTTTGTGCTTGCACTCTTCGTGCCCCGAGTTAACGAGAAG GGCGCCTTCTGGGGACTGGTTGGGGGCCTGCTGATGGGCCTAGCACGCCTTATTCCTGAGTTCTCCTTTGGCTCTGGCAGCTGTGTGCGACCCTCAGCATGCCCTGCGTTCCTCTGCCGGGTGCACTACCTCTATTTTGCCATTGTGCTCTTCATGTGCTCCGGCCTCCTCACTCTTATAGTCTCCTTGTGCACTGCACCCATCCCACAAAAGCAC CTCCACCGCCTGGTTTTTAGTCTCCGACACAGCAAGGAGGAACGGGAGGACCTGGATGCTGATGAGCTGGAAGGCCCAGCCTCTCCCCCTGTACAGAATGGGTGCCTGGAGCATATAGTAGAGATGGAAG AGTCTCAGTCTGCAGACCCAGGCCCCTTCTACCGGTGCCTGCTCTGGTTCTGTGGAATGAACAGCGGTCGGGCAGGTAGCCCTCCACCCCCTACTGAGGCTACTGAAGCAGCCAGGCGGCTGGAGGACATCAGTGAGGACCCCAGGTGGACCCGTGTGGTCAACCTCAATGCCCTGCTCATGATGATTGTGGCCGTGTTCCTCTGGGGCTTTTATGCATAG